One genomic window of Choristoneura fumiferana chromosome 14, NRCan_CFum_1, whole genome shotgun sequence includes the following:
- the Dg gene encoding dystroglycan isoform X2, translated as MSVTVPEMGGARFVACALLLLCPLALSRHDDDFAFDNSDEFQVELTANHSEIAKNGLKRLWGVPDTSAYVGHLFRMEIPKEAFTGEVLAYKVRNENGRRTPTWLAVDSRHGLISGVPQHQDIGAHTFVVTAHGRTRGLSAADSFTIEVKKAEEKPHSKYGSCVRSENRLVLAVLVDGAFQQISPRQRIRALMELANFMALDWDEFWIEPYKPESAHAQSILMSGVGSTHRRRGDATTAIYLNVGCGEKLWPRHKVLVAGLREQSRDGTLAHVMRLPVIGWRLTAVKPAPRLKRQSPQDLEEGSGPYDNYDEEDPPDYSGYDEDDEEHYPDVDLGGALDESRVHITPYRESASEANIVAYTQQAETSRNLNHGPVIIVPEEPPTTTEPEMQTVIIRASTEAPPAATEPTTVATPSPPVVVAAPIPITTSTTTSTTTSTTSSTTTTTTLPPTTTVEATTPPTTMATETNATEVTRQDVASSTERTSTIVGRTTETVTFAMPAPTKKPPTLKHHMKKFATIAGKAFRYMIPADLFTDPEDDNNLTYSMYLAEGTKLGQDSWIQFLPAKLEVYGLPLEAHVSRWNFVVEAQDSEGGTAHGPLDITVQQHKSARTINHQFVMHFKLNKTYNNDLDWQIRALEGIVNLLATDMHHITVLNVSKTGDMCEFVWTNDTLPKESACPIDDIKRLMQIMETSPDSHEPSERLSRVMSPELAVADVSWRGAGRCAEEATVPRVPDTYPPVTRNQVDMLTATVGHLLLYKVPEDTFFDPEDGSTRKLSLSLLYNDRLPLPEGHWLQFDEKNQEFYGLPSPNDVGIVHYQLIAEDSTKKSACDSLIVEVVKAPTIRPTVEFQMTLDYPFKMLENNANNKRKIVEKLATLFGDKDTSNIRIRNITDNPTTIIWYNTSLPMDNCPKDKIDKLRKIIISDEEASNGALEVVVDHVFDKERVMSITLIPQGLCAEQNTKVSKTPAVPSGSSNLHNSKAGNAAESGYTEYLVTFVIPAVVIVCMLLVAGIIACVLYRRRRTGKMSVGDEEERQAFRSKGIPVIFQDELEERGDTEPVHKSPVIMREEKPPLLPPAPDYRAGEDAPYRPPPPFAASRTPPRPKATPTYRKPPPYVPP; from the exons ATGAGTGTGACAGTGCCCGAGATGGGGGGCGCCCGGTTCGTCGCttgcgcgctgctgctgctctGCCCGCTGGCGCTCAGTAGGCACGACGATGACTTCGCCTTTGACAACAGCGACGAGTTTCAG GTTGAACTGACAGCAAACCACTCAGAAATAGCGAAAAATGGCCTAAAGAGGTTATGGGGTGTTCCTGACACGTCGGCCTATGTGGGACACTTGTTCCGAATGGAAATACCCAAAGAGGCATTCACTGGCGAAGTTCTAGCGTATAAG GTCCGAAACGAGAATGGCCGCCGGACGCCCACTTGGCTGGCCGTGGACTCGAGGCACGGACTGATCAGCGGCGTGCCACAGCACCAGGACATCGGGGCCCACACCTTCGTCGTCACCGCTCATGGGCGCACGCGCGGGCTCAGCGCTGCCGACTCCTTCACTATTGAG GTAAAGAAAGCGGAAGAAAAACCCCACTCCAAGTACGGATCGTGTGTCCGGTCGGAGAACCGTCTGGTATTAGCCGTGCTGGTCGATGGGGCGTTCCAGCAGATCTCGCCGCGGCAACGGATACGTGCGCTTATGGAACTCGCCAACTTTATGGCTTTGGACTGG GATGAGTTCTGGATCGAGCCCTACAAGCCGGAGTCTGCGCACGCGCAATCGATCCTGATGAGTGGAGTGGGCTCCACGCATCGGAGGCGCGGCGATGCTACTACCGCCATCTACTTGAAT GTAGGTTGCGGTGAGAAGCTTTGGCCACGGCACAAGGTGCTGGTAGCCGGTTTGCGGGAGCAGTCGCGAGATGGCACCCTCGCGCACGTCATGCGCTTGCCCGTGATTGGCTGGCGGCTGACAGCTGTCAAACCCGCGCCCAGGCTAAAGAGACAA TCGCCTCAAGACTTGGAAGAAGGTTCAGGGCCGTACGACAACTACGACGAAGAAGATCCGCCAGACTACAGTGGTTATGACGAAGACGACGAGGAACATTACCCCGACGTCGACTTGGGTGGAGCCTTG GATGAATCGCGAGTGCACATCACTCCGTACCGTGAATCAGCTTCTGAGGCGAACATTGTCGCCTATACACAACAAGCGGAAACGTCAAGAAACCTCAATCACGGCCCTGTCATAATAGTACCAGAAGAACCGCCTACTACTACGGAACCTGAGATG CAAACAGTTATAATACGCGCGTCGACCGAAGCGCCCCCGGCCGCGACGGAGCCGACCACGGTCGCGACCCCGTCCCCGCCAGTCGTGGTCGCGGCCCCGATCCCCATCACCACTTCGACCACCACCTCGACCACGACCTCGACCACGTCctcgacgacgacgacgaccaCGTTGCCGCCAACGACCACGGTCGAGGCTACCACGCCACCTACAACTATGGCGACTGAAACGAACGCTACGGAGGTTACGAGACAG GATGTAGCTTCGTCTACGGAACGCACCAGCACTATAGTCGGTCGCACCACCGAGACCGTAACGTTCGCAATGCCGGCCCCGACCAAGAAGCCACCGACGCTCAAACACCACATGAAGAAGTTCGCTACGATCGCTGGGAAAGCGTTTAG GTATATGATCCCTGCTGACCTCTTCACGGATCCCGAAGACGACAACAATCTCACCTACAGCATGTACTTGGCCGAAGGCACCAAACTTGGTCAAGATTCATGGATACAGTTCCTGCCGGCCAAACTTGAAGTCTATGGCTT GCCATTAGAAGCGCACGTGTCTCGCTGGAACTTCGTAGTTGAAGCTCAAGACAGCGAAGGTGGCACGGCCCACGGCCCTCTAGACATCACCGTCCAACAACATAAGAGCGCAAGGACTATCAACCACCAGTTCGTCATGCACTTCAAACTGAACAAAACGTACAACAACGACCTAGACTGGCAGATACGAGCCCTAGAGGGCATTGTTAATCTGTTAGCTACTGATATGCACCATATAACTGTGCTGAATGTGTCCAAGACCGGCGATATGTGCGAGTTCGTGTGGACTAATGATACGTTGCCCAAAGAATCCGCGTGCCCTATTGATGATATTAAGAGATTGATGCAG ATAATGGAAACATCACCGGATTCCCACGAGCCTTCGGAGCGTCTGTCACGCGTCATGTCACCCGAACTAGCGGTCGCGGACGTGTCGTGGCGCGGCGCGGGACGCTGCGCGGAGGAGGCGACCGTGCCACGCGTGCCCGACACCTACCCGCCCGTTACACGCAACCAGGTCGACATGCTGACTGCCACCGTCGGACACCTGCTGCTCTACAAAGTGCCTGAG GACACATTCTTCGACCCCGAGGATGGTAGCACTCGCAAACTATCTCTGTCACTGCTCTACAATGACCGCTTGCCACTGCCCGAGGGCCACTGGCTGCAATTCGACGAAAAAAACCAGGAGTTCTACGGCTTACCCTCGCCCAACGATGTCGGCATCGTACACTATCAGCTG ATCGCGGAAGACTCTACCAAGAAGAGCGCATGTGATAGCTTGATAGTCGAAGTAGTGAAAGCGCCCACTATCCGACCGACCGTCGAATTCCAAATGACCCTGGATTATCCCttcaaaatgttggaaaacaaCGCgaacaacaaaagaaaaattgtgGAGAAACTGGCAACCTTGTTTGGTGACAAAGACACGAGTAATATCAGAATTCGCAACATTACTGACAACCCTACTACGATTATATG GTATAACACAAGCTTGCCAATGGACAACTGTCCAAAGGACAAAATAGATAAACTCCGCAAGATAATAATATCTGACGAAGAAGCGTCTAACGGCGCTTTAGAAGTTGTCGTTGATCACGTGTTTGACAAAGAAAGAGTTATGTCAATAACATTGATACCGCAAGGGTTGTGCGCTGAGCAGAATACTAAAGTGTCCAAGACACCAGCCGTACCTTCGgggtcatccaacttacataacagcaaagcAGGCAACGCGGCAGAATCTGGTTATACCGAGTATTTGGTGACGTTCGTTATACCGGCCGTTGTTATAGTCTGTATGCTGTTAGTGGCCGGCATCATCGCATGCGTACTCTACAGGAGGCGACGCACCG GTAAAATGAGCGTCGGCGACGAAGAAGAGCGCCAAGCGTTCCGCTCCAAGGGCATCCCGGTCATATTCCAAGACGAGCTGGAAGAACGCGGCGACACGGAGCCCGTCCACAAGAGCCCCGTCATCATGCGCGAGGAGAAGCCCCCCCTACTCCCCCCCGCGCCCGACTACCGCGCCGGCGAGGACGCGCCCTACCGCCCCCCGCCCCCTTTCGCCGCGTCACGCACCCCTCCGAGACCCAAAGCCACTCCGACCTACAGGAAACCGCCCCCGTACGTCCCGCCTTAA